The following proteins come from a genomic window of Poseidonibacter antarcticus:
- a CDS encoding DUF4006 family protein, producing MAGNTQMNENERGIFKLSGITGMLIATVLLLTILVGLTIGAINVQQSESTNYYQINQSLDGLTSGSFTSDMKQKTSEEQNKNYQLIGNGK from the coding sequence ATGGCTGGAAATACACAAATGAACGAAAACGAAAGAGGAATCTTTAAGTTAAGTGGTATCACTGGTATGTTAATTGCAACTGTTTTATTATTAACAATTTTAGTTGGTTTAACTATTGGTGCGATTAATGTACAACAAAGTGAATCAACTAATTATTATCAAATCAATCAAAGTCTTGATGGTTTAACTTCAGGAAGTTTTACTTCAGATATGAAGCAAAAAACAAGTGAAGAACAAAATAAAAATTACCAACTTATTGGTAATGGGAAATAA